In one Sphingobacterium daejeonense genomic region, the following are encoded:
- a CDS encoding OmpP1/FadL family transporter produces the protein MGGVNTALGGDISSISGNPAGLGFYGQSDVSVSLNYLNNINKASFYGNSISQNQGKFGFENAGIVINYPTNNNPDYGWQNFNIGLGIDQHNNFTDNLKYSGINNQNSIVNSFTEIMNGNKEFADDFWNSYLVDQADGKPYFPTVLEADEKNQQMDMITTGYKYNTNISFGANYGNKFYIGAKFGFTSFKYDSKSTFLEKGWTKTAGEILAENPQSDFGKPNNSAYEYTDISYDLQDFNDLTLKGTGVNFGLGMIFKPTWDWNIGVNITTPTWTEVQEVSDVETWVDYYKDENSTTSLHEGYGSKNYGQTFDYAIISPWKTSVGLTKFFGRGLLSADLEYVNYSSIKYREMILDSDPTLESQLTNEIQESFKGAFNFKIGGEFLFTDRLAARAGFHLIGSPYKGDSQSDYIASLGLGYVLTKSLYVDLTGMPV, from the coding sequence ATGGGCGGTGTTAACACAGCTCTGGGAGGAGATATCAGCTCTATTTCTGGAAATCCTGCAGGTCTTGGATTTTACGGACAATCGGATGTTTCTGTCAGTTTAAATTATCTGAATAATATCAATAAAGCTTCTTTTTATGGCAATAGCATCTCTCAAAATCAAGGTAAATTCGGTTTTGAAAATGCAGGTATTGTTATAAACTATCCAACAAATAATAATCCTGATTATGGATGGCAAAATTTCAACATTGGTCTAGGAATAGATCAGCACAACAATTTTACCGACAATTTAAAATACTCAGGAATTAACAATCAAAATTCTATAGTAAACTCCTTTACTGAAATCATGAATGGCAATAAGGAATTTGCTGATGATTTTTGGAACTCATATTTGGTAGATCAGGCTGATGGTAAACCCTATTTCCCTACCGTATTGGAAGCCGACGAGAAGAACCAGCAGATGGACATGATAACAACCGGATATAAGTATAACACTAATATATCTTTTGGTGCTAATTATGGGAATAAATTCTATATAGGTGCTAAATTCGGTTTTACATCTTTCAAGTATGATTCAAAAAGCACATTCTTAGAAAAAGGGTGGACAAAAACCGCGGGCGAAATTTTAGCTGAAAACCCTCAGTCAGATTTTGGCAAGCCCAATAATTCGGCATATGAATACACTGATATCAGCTATGACCTTCAGGATTTCAATGATTTAACCCTAAAAGGGACAGGTGTGAATTTCGGATTAGGTATGATTTTTAAGCCTACTTGGGACTGGAACATTGGTGTTAACATTACCACTCCGACATGGACCGAAGTTCAGGAGGTAAGTGACGTAGAGACGTGGGTAGATTATTATAAAGATGAAAACAGCACAACCAGTTTACATGAAGGGTATGGTTCTAAAAATTACGGACAAACATTCGACTATGCGATTATTTCTCCTTGGAAAACATCGGTAGGTCTGACAAAGTTCTTTGGCAGAGGGTTATTGTCGGCAGATTTAGAATACGTGAATTATTCTTCAATTAAATATAGAGAGATGATTTTGGATTCTGATCCTACTTTGGAAAGCCAATTGACGAATGAAATTCAAGAAAGTTTTAAAGGAGCATTTAACTTTAAAATTGGGGGAGAATTTTTGTTCACTGATAGATTAGCAGCAAGGGCAGGATTTCATCTAATAGGATCTCCTTATAAAGGTGATTCGCAAAGCGATTATATTGCGAGCTTAGGCTTAGGATATGTATTAACAAAATCTCTCTATGTTGATCTTACGGGGATGCCAGTATAA
- a CDS encoding NfeD family protein has protein sequence MGFALVVALICGALFFAPLYLQGLADNWEIAIFVLGVILLVLEIFVIPGFGVAGIAGIILVLCGLAFSMVANDYFDFKLTQPGLLMNSFIIVIGAMILTIVLMVIFGKNVLQSPTFKKLVLEDEQKATEGYTSSVAKPNLINKVGVTKTVLRPGGKIEIDNVWYDAVALDSYIDVGEEIYVEKHENYNLFVRKLSERKA, from the coding sequence ATCGGTTTCGCATTAGTGGTAGCTTTGATCTGTGGTGCCTTGTTCTTTGCGCCACTGTATCTACAGGGATTGGCTGATAATTGGGAAATTGCAATTTTTGTCCTCGGAGTTATTCTCCTCGTCCTGGAAATATTTGTAATCCCAGGATTTGGTGTCGCCGGAATTGCAGGAATTATATTAGTTTTATGCGGATTAGCTTTCTCAATGGTAGCTAATGACTATTTTGATTTTAAACTTACCCAACCAGGATTATTAATGAATTCATTTATTATCGTAATAGGAGCCATGATCTTGACCATCGTGTTGATGGTGATCTTTGGAAAAAATGTCCTACAGTCCCCAACTTTTAAAAAATTGGTGTTGGAAGACGAACAAAAAGCAACAGAAGGATATACTTCTTCTGTAGCAAAACCTAACCTAATCAATAAGGTAGGTGTTACCAAAACCGTATTACGGCCCGGAGGAAAAATAGAAATTGACAATGTATGGTATGATGCTGTCGCACTAGACAGCTATATCGATGTTGGTGAAGAAATATATGTTGAAAAACATGAAAACTATAATCTATTCGTTAGGAAACTTTCTGAAAGAAAGGCATAA